The Mercurialis annua linkage group LG2, ddMerAnnu1.2, whole genome shotgun sequence genome contains a region encoding:
- the LOC126669703 gene encoding CBL-interacting serine/threonine-protein kinase 11, with the protein MPEIEHASVSAAAENVLFGKYELGRLLGCGAFAKVYHARNVSTGQSVAIKVISKKKIANPTLMSNIKREISIMRRLNHRYIVKIYEVLASKTKIYCIMEFVKGGELFAKVSKGRFSEDLSRKYFQQLISAVGYCHARGVFHRDLKPENLLIDENGNLKVSDFGLSAVTDQIRTDGLLHTLCGTPAYVAPEILSKKGYDGAKVDVWSCGVILFVLTAGYLPFNDPNLMNMYKKIYKGEFRCPRWISNDLKRLLSRLLDINPATRITIDGILKDPWFKKGGFKEIKYYDDDDDDSVKLDKNQPDITSLNAFDIISFSSGLDLNGLFDDSYNSVDDGERFVSTESPENLVEKIEEFAKTERLRAKRRKEWAFEIEGQNGNFVAEVEICLLTDNLVVVEARRNGGDAGCFKQMWKNKLKPELCAGEQLPESQVSGN; encoded by the coding sequence ATGCCGGAGATTGAACATGCCTCGGTCTCCGCCGCGGCCGAAAATGTTCTTTTCGGCAAATATGAGCTCGGTAGACTACTCGGTTGCGGCGCTTTCGCCAAGGTTTATCACGCAAGAAATGTTTCGACCGGGCAAAGCGTGGCAATTAAGGTCATTAGCAAGAAGAAAATAGCGAATCCGACGCTAATGTCGAACATCAAGCGCGAAATCTCGATCATGCGTCGTCTAAATCATCGCTATATCGTTAAAATCTACGAGGTTTTGGCTTCGAAAACGAAGATTTATTGTATAATGGAGTTCGTAAAAGGAGGTGAATTATTCGCGAAAGTTTCGAAAGGTCGTTTTAGCGAAGATCTCAGCCGTAAATACTTTCAGCAGCTAATATCCGCCGTCGGTTATTGTCACGCTAGAGGCGTTTTCCACCGCGATTTGAAGCCGGAGAATTTGCTGATCGACGAAAACGGGAATCTAAAAGTATCCGATTTTGGACTCAGCGCTGTGACCGATCAGATCCGAACCGACGGCCTGTTGCATACTTTATGTGGAACTCCGGCTTACGTTGCGCCGGAGATTCTGTCGAAAAAAGGCTACGACGGTGCTAAGGTCGATGTATGGTCATGTGGGGTGATTCTGTTTGTCTTAACAGCTGGGTACTTGCCGTTTAACGATCCGAATCTGATGAACATGTACAAGAAAATTTATAAGGGTGAGTTTCGTTGTCCGCGATGGATTTCTAACGATCTTAAACGGTTATTGTCTCGGCTTTTAGATATAAATCCGGCGACTAGAATAACAATCGACGGGATCTTGAAAGATCCGTGGTTTAAAAAAGGCGGGTTTAAAGAAATCAAATACTACGACGACGACGATGATGATAGCGTTAAGCTTGATAAAAATCAGCCGGATATAACGTCGTTGAATGCTTTCGATATAATTTCGTTCTCGTCCGGTTTGGATTTGAACGGATTGTTTGACGACTCATATAATTCCGTTGATGACGGGGAGCGTTTTGTTTCGACCGAGTCGCCGGAGAATTTGGTGGAGAAGATTGAGGAGTTTGCTAAGACGGAGAGGCTTAGGGCAAAGAGGAGGAAGGAGTGGGCTTTTGAGATTGAAGGGCAGAATGGTAATTTTGTTGCTGAGGTTGAGATTTGTCTGTTAACGGATAATCTGGTGGTTGTTGAGGCTAGAAGGAACGGCGGCGATGCTGGCTGTTTTAAGCAGATGTGGAAGAATAAGCTCAAGCCTGAGCTTTGCGCCGGAGAACAACTGCCGGAAAGTCAAGTTTCCGGTAACTGA